A region of Myxococcus stipitatus DSM 14675 DNA encodes the following proteins:
- a CDS encoding 2OG-Fe(II) oxygenase — protein sequence MSAATLDEGPLRGPSFFLDRTALRALALAHRGSYAAARPYPHVAIDGFLGTPLASALAGVFPGANDASWKRRDHVEQAARLGQLQRKAFEEVPGALRHLLSEFSSMSFIDFLESLTGVQGLITDPHFRGAGLHLTLRGGHLALHADFNRDRFRALTRRLTVLYYLNPDWEAAWGGDLELWNADLSRCETRIAPLLDRLVVMAHGDDYWHGHPTPLECPEGRGRAAIAAYFYTAETSPDAPEPHSAIWAPTRT from the coding sequence GTGAGTGCCGCCACCCTCGATGAAGGTCCACTGAGGGGGCCCAGCTTCTTCCTCGACCGGACAGCGCTCCGCGCGCTCGCGCTGGCGCATCGCGGCTCGTACGCCGCCGCCCGCCCCTATCCGCATGTCGCCATCGACGGCTTCCTGGGGACACCGCTCGCCTCGGCGCTCGCCGGCGTCTTCCCAGGGGCGAACGACGCGTCCTGGAAGCGCAGGGACCATGTGGAGCAGGCCGCGCGACTGGGGCAGCTTCAGCGCAAGGCCTTCGAGGAGGTCCCCGGGGCCCTCCGGCACCTGCTCTCGGAGTTCTCCAGCATGTCGTTCATCGACTTCCTGGAGTCGCTCACCGGGGTGCAGGGCCTCATCACGGACCCTCACTTCCGAGGCGCGGGGCTGCACCTCACGCTGCGCGGGGGACACCTGGCGCTGCACGCCGACTTCAACCGGGACCGCTTCCGCGCGCTCACGCGGCGCCTCACCGTCCTCTACTACCTGAACCCGGACTGGGAGGCGGCCTGGGGCGGAGACCTCGAGCTGTGGAACGCCGACCTCTCCCGGTGTGAGACGCGGATTGCGCCCCTCCTCGACCGGCTCGTCGTGATGGCCCATGGCGACGACTACTGGCACGGCCACCCCACGCCCCTGGAATGCCCCGAGGGACGCGGGCGCGCCGCCATCGCCGCCTACTTCTACACGGCGGAGACCTCTCCGGATGCGCCAGAGCCCCACAGCGCCATCTGGGCTCCCACCCGCACGTAG
- a CDS encoding cupin domain-containing protein produces MGDTSVKKVESRRSPKGEMGQKYLASGVRVSMRLWEDEPPGEARPAAPRDYETVGFVLKGRAELLLEGQVILLNPGDSWLVPRGASHTYKILETFSAVEATSPPAAVHGRDERGREATSAKA; encoded by the coding sequence ATGGGAGATACCAGCGTGAAGAAGGTGGAGAGTCGGCGCTCTCCCAAGGGAGAGATGGGGCAGAAGTACCTGGCCTCCGGCGTGCGAGTGTCCATGCGGCTGTGGGAGGACGAGCCACCCGGAGAGGCCAGGCCGGCGGCCCCTCGCGACTACGAGACGGTGGGTTTCGTCCTGAAGGGCCGCGCGGAGCTGCTCCTGGAGGGGCAGGTCATCCTGCTCAACCCCGGGGACTCGTGGCTCGTACCTCGTGGCGCCAGCCACACGTACAAGATTCTGGAGACGTTCTCCGCGGTGGAGGCGACCAGCCCTCCCGCCGCCGTCCACGGCCGCGACGAGCGCGGGCGTGAGGCGACGTCCGCGAAGGCGTGA
- a CDS encoding cold-shock protein, translating into MATGTVKWFNDAKGFGFIAQEGGEDVFCHHTAINMDGFRTLQEGQRVEFEVTRGPKGLQAQNVRAASNG; encoded by the coding sequence ATGGCAACTGGTACTGTGAAGTGGTTCAACGACGCCAAGGGTTTCGGTTTCATCGCGCAAGAGGGTGGTGAGGATGTGTTCTGCCACCACACCGCCATCAACATGGATGGCTTCCGCACCCTGCAGGAAGGGCAGCGCGTGGAGTTCGAGGTGACCCGTGGCCCCAAGGGGCTGCAGGCGCAGAACGTGCGCGCCGCCAGCAACGGCTAG
- a CDS encoding periplasmic heavy metal sensor: protein MFGFLFGSACLAGLVYTVKGGRRWHHHPRGGGSPWGWRMKLRWLFERLETSPGQEKVIIKATEELTESLSGLRDELTPTRTTLAQAMRGEHFDGAAVRERFAQHDVKMEEIRRTVLGALSQVHEALDPRQRRELADIIERGWGGGHHGWHRRGCGRRHEWRGEHPRGDDPRMM from the coding sequence ATGTTCGGATTCTTGTTCGGCAGCGCTTGTCTCGCGGGGCTCGTCTACACGGTGAAGGGCGGGCGCCGCTGGCACCATCACCCCCGCGGAGGCGGCAGCCCGTGGGGCTGGCGCATGAAGCTGCGCTGGTTGTTCGAGCGGCTGGAGACCTCTCCTGGGCAGGAGAAGGTCATCATCAAGGCCACCGAGGAGCTCACGGAGTCGCTCAGCGGCCTGCGCGACGAGCTGACGCCCACCCGCACCACCCTCGCCCAAGCGATGCGGGGAGAACACTTCGACGGCGCGGCGGTGCGTGAGCGCTTCGCCCAGCACGACGTGAAGATGGAGGAGATTCGCCGCACGGTGCTGGGTGCCCTCTCGCAGGTGCACGAGGCGTTGGACCCTCGGCAGCGGCGTGAGCTGGCGGACATCATCGAGCGGGGCTGGGGCGGAGGACACCACGGCTGGCACCGGCGTGGCTGCGGCCGGCGCCACGAGTGGCGGGGTGAACATCCCCGAGGCGATGACCCTCGGATGATGTGA
- a CDS encoding response regulator transcription factor, whose amino-acid sequence MSTRVLLIDDDSRLYELLAQYLGQNGVSVAHAPDGGRGLAALEASAYDAVLLDVMMPGMDGLEVCKRIRAKSRIPVVMLTAKGDETDRVVGLELGADDYLPKPFSPRELLARLRAVLRRSQPSAVADRLEAGGLSIDVAGREVRSEGRLVDLTGLEFDLLVALVRRAGRVIPRDALLGEAGRSDTVVGERTVDVHISHLRQKLGDVGTRLIKTVRGVGYVFAKEGA is encoded by the coding sequence ATGTCCACGCGTGTCCTGCTCATCGACGACGACAGCCGCCTGTACGAATTGCTCGCCCAGTACCTGGGGCAGAACGGCGTCAGCGTCGCCCACGCACCTGATGGAGGGCGCGGGTTGGCGGCGCTGGAGGCGAGCGCGTACGACGCGGTGCTGTTGGACGTGATGATGCCGGGCATGGATGGGCTGGAGGTCTGCAAGCGCATCCGCGCCAAGAGCCGCATCCCCGTGGTCATGCTCACGGCCAAGGGGGATGAGACGGACCGCGTGGTGGGGCTGGAGCTGGGGGCGGACGACTACCTGCCCAAGCCCTTCAGCCCTCGGGAGCTGCTCGCCAGGCTGCGCGCGGTGTTGCGCCGCTCGCAGCCGTCGGCGGTGGCGGACCGGCTGGAGGCGGGCGGGTTGTCCATCGACGTGGCGGGCCGCGAGGTGCGCAGCGAGGGGCGGCTGGTGGACCTCACGGGCCTGGAGTTCGACCTGCTCGTGGCGCTGGTGCGCAGGGCCGGGCGGGTCATCCCGCGCGATGCGCTGCTGGGGGAGGCGGGGCGCAGCGACACCGTGGTGGGCGAGCGCACGGTGGATGTCCACATCTCGCATCTGCGGCAGAAGCTGGGCGACGTGGGCACCCGGCTCATCAAGACGGTGCGCGGCGTGGGCTACGTCTTCGCCAAGGAGGGGGCGTGA
- a CDS encoding sensor histidine kinase, translating into MRRRDDKRRGRRSPRDECESCGPQCKDTPEGPEDCSFDEGEDGHKVEWHWVSDSGDKAYSYKERRGSGDEGDKGRDVEWHWVDESKGEAYSYKEQRREADRVRRQAWEAAHAHMREHWKHHRRMSWRQHWRMSQLGHFVRARLHRRLFLWFGLSIFLTCVVVATVFNLVGGTTWKQEMERMRTFAGHRFEEVWDEPARREALAQSIAKDLDVDVEIKDASGQVLVLAGGLCKHTEISIPVMRGDTTLGQARLCYGSKRGKEPLKFMLPMLAACLVLWMASGKMARRLAKPVDVLVQATEALGSGRLNARAEVHPHATGEFAVLGVAFNDMARRIEKQVADQRELLAAVSHELRTPLARLRVLTELLRDGGGNPKTLDQVDREVVELDALVGELLASSRLDFGQITPRVLDGRTLAIQALERAGLAPEMLDMDTSDAGLVGDATLLGRALANLLDNARRHGGGALALRIQRQDEHLAFCVEDRGPGFQEGEAARIFQPFYRKDQSTEAREAGSLGLGLALVERIAQAHDGTTFAENREGGGARVGFTVRKAGPVREEKPAVA; encoded by the coding sequence ATGCGCCGCCGCGACGACAAGCGCCGCGGACGGAGGTCCCCGCGGGACGAGTGCGAGTCGTGTGGTCCTCAGTGCAAGGACACGCCCGAGGGCCCCGAGGACTGTTCGTTCGACGAGGGCGAGGACGGGCACAAGGTCGAGTGGCACTGGGTCAGTGACTCGGGCGACAAGGCGTACTCCTACAAGGAGCGGCGAGGGTCGGGCGACGAGGGGGACAAGGGGCGCGACGTCGAGTGGCACTGGGTCGATGAGTCGAAGGGCGAGGCGTACTCCTACAAGGAGCAGCGCCGCGAGGCCGACCGGGTGCGGCGCCAGGCGTGGGAAGCCGCGCACGCGCACATGCGGGAGCACTGGAAGCACCACCGGCGCATGAGCTGGCGGCAGCACTGGCGCATGAGCCAGCTGGGCCACTTCGTGCGGGCCCGGCTCCACCGGCGGCTCTTCCTGTGGTTCGGCCTGAGCATCTTCTTGACCTGTGTGGTCGTGGCCACGGTGTTCAACCTCGTGGGTGGAACGACGTGGAAGCAGGAGATGGAGCGCATGCGGACCTTCGCGGGCCATCGCTTCGAGGAGGTCTGGGACGAGCCCGCGCGACGGGAGGCCCTGGCGCAGTCCATCGCGAAGGACCTGGACGTCGACGTCGAAATCAAGGACGCGAGTGGGCAGGTGCTCGTGCTGGCGGGCGGGCTCTGCAAGCACACGGAGATCTCCATTCCGGTGATGCGGGGTGACACGACGCTGGGGCAGGCGCGGCTCTGCTACGGGAGCAAGCGGGGCAAGGAGCCGCTGAAGTTCATGCTGCCGATGCTCGCGGCCTGCCTCGTCCTCTGGATGGCGTCGGGGAAGATGGCTCGCAGGCTGGCCAAGCCCGTGGATGTGCTGGTGCAGGCCACCGAGGCCCTGGGCTCGGGGCGGCTGAATGCGCGCGCCGAGGTGCATCCTCATGCGACGGGTGAGTTCGCGGTGCTCGGGGTGGCGTTCAACGACATGGCCCGGCGCATCGAGAAGCAGGTGGCGGACCAGCGCGAGCTGCTCGCGGCGGTGTCCCATGAGCTGCGCACACCGCTGGCGCGGCTGCGGGTGCTGACGGAGCTCCTGCGCGACGGTGGGGGCAATCCGAAGACGCTGGACCAGGTGGACCGGGAAGTGGTGGAGCTGGATGCCCTGGTGGGCGAGCTGCTCGCGAGCTCCCGGCTGGACTTCGGGCAGATAACGCCTCGGGTGCTGGATGGGCGGACGCTCGCGATTCAAGCCCTGGAGCGGGCGGGACTGGCGCCGGAGATGTTGGACATGGACACGTCGGACGCGGGACTGGTGGGCGACGCCACGCTGCTGGGCCGAGCCCTGGCCAACCTGCTGGACAACGCGCGAAGGCACGGTGGGGGTGCGCTCGCCCTGCGCATCCAGCGGCAGGACGAGCACCTCGCCTTCTGCGTGGAGGACCGAGGCCCTGGGTTCCAGGAGGGAGAGGCGGCGCGAATCTTCCAGCCGTTCTATCGCAAGGACCAGAGCACGGAGGCGCGCGAGGCGGGCTCACTGGGCCTGGGGCTCGCGCTCGTCGAGCGCATCGCCCAGGCTCACGATGGAACGACCTTCGCGGAGAACCGCGAGGGCGGCGGAGCACGCGTGGGCTTCACGGTGCGCAAGGCGGGCCCTGTGCGAGAGGAGAAGCCCGCGGTGGCGTAG
- a CDS encoding carboxypeptidase regulatory-like domain-containing protein — translation MTLRTLGLTMLGAAGLLSLSACKKEEAAPAAPPSTPSAPSAAPAPVAEKVHAASPIQAPSGKGVVKGTVTFTGTPPPAEDLPASSDPACEGRSAKDESVLVKDGKLQNVLVRVRGAVEGVSAPSTPVVVDQSKCTYVPRVQGAMVGQSVAFKNSDGTLHNVRGLVGAKAAFNVAQPPMGAAVNKPVPADEVLKLKCDIHPWMTAYVLSNANPFYATTGADGAFTLQGMPAGTYTVEAWHETFGTKTAEVVVKDDAPTDVSFAFSAADASAKK, via the coding sequence ATGACGCTGCGCACGCTCGGCCTGACGATGCTGGGGGCCGCGGGGCTCCTGTCCCTGTCTGCATGCAAGAAGGAGGAGGCTGCTCCGGCCGCGCCTCCTTCCACCCCCTCGGCGCCGAGTGCGGCGCCCGCGCCCGTGGCCGAGAAGGTCCACGCGGCCTCGCCGATCCAGGCGCCCTCGGGGAAGGGTGTGGTGAAGGGCACGGTGACCTTCACCGGGACGCCGCCGCCCGCCGAGGACCTGCCCGCGAGCAGCGACCCCGCCTGTGAGGGGCGGAGCGCGAAGGACGAGTCGGTGCTGGTGAAGGACGGCAAGCTCCAGAACGTGCTGGTGCGCGTGCGTGGGGCGGTCGAGGGAGTCTCTGCTCCGTCCACGCCGGTGGTGGTCGACCAGTCGAAGTGCACCTACGTGCCGCGAGTCCAGGGCGCGATGGTGGGCCAGTCGGTGGCCTTCAAGAACAGCGACGGCACGCTGCACAACGTGCGGGGATTGGTGGGGGCGAAGGCGGCCTTCAACGTCGCGCAGCCGCCCATGGGCGCGGCCGTGAACAAGCCCGTCCCGGCGGACGAGGTGCTGAAGCTCAAGTGCGACATCCACCCGTGGATGACCGCGTACGTGCTGAGCAATGCGAACCCGTTCTACGCCACGACGGGCGCGGATGGGGCGTTCACCCTCCAGGGCATGCCCGCGGGGACGTACACCGTGGAGGCCTGGCACGAGACGTTCGGCACGAAGACGGCCGAGGTTGTCGTGAAGGACGACGCGCCGACGGACGTGTCCTTCGCGTTCAGCGCGGCGGACGCTTCCGCCAAGAAGTAG
- a CDS encoding ABC transporter permease produces the protein MNAEVSTARPPVAATSPAPAVPGTLALQWATVRVLMARDVVRFFRQPSRVVGALAQPILFWFVIGSGFAGSFRVEGAQGLGYQQFFFPGVVTMVLLFSAIFATITVIEDRREGFLQAVLAGPGSRLAVVLGKALGSSAIALMQASLFLLLAPLAGVSASTVNLPLLVCVMVLSALALTGMGMSLAWWVRSSAGYHAVMSIVLLPMWVLSGAMFPLKGAGTWLSWVMTVNPMRFSVEGVRRALYGAEASLSVGTSMSGAGWEVPVLLAFATVFLGLAAVSVSRRE, from the coding sequence ATGAACGCCGAGGTTTCCACCGCGCGGCCCCCCGTGGCGGCCACTTCTCCCGCCCCGGCCGTGCCGGGGACGCTCGCGTTGCAGTGGGCGACGGTGCGCGTGTTGATGGCGCGCGACGTGGTGCGCTTCTTCCGCCAGCCCAGCCGCGTCGTCGGCGCGCTCGCGCAGCCCATCCTGTTCTGGTTCGTCATCGGCTCGGGCTTCGCGGGCTCGTTCCGCGTGGAGGGCGCGCAGGGCCTGGGCTACCAGCAGTTCTTCTTCCCGGGCGTCGTCACGATGGTGCTGCTGTTCAGCGCCATCTTCGCCACCATCACCGTCATCGAGGACCGCCGCGAGGGCTTCCTCCAGGCGGTGCTGGCGGGGCCGGGCTCCCGGCTGGCGGTGGTGCTGGGCAAGGCGCTGGGCTCGTCGGCCATCGCGCTGATGCAGGCGTCGCTGTTCCTGCTGCTCGCGCCCCTGGCGGGAGTGAGCGCGTCCACCGTGAACCTGCCGCTGCTCGTGTGTGTGATGGTGCTGTCCGCGCTGGCGCTGACGGGCATGGGCATGTCGCTGGCGTGGTGGGTGCGCTCGAGCGCGGGCTACCACGCGGTGATGAGCATCGTGCTGCTGCCCATGTGGGTGCTCTCGGGCGCGATGTTCCCGCTCAAGGGCGCGGGCACGTGGCTGTCGTGGGTGATGACGGTCAACCCGATGCGCTTCTCCGTGGAGGGCGTGCGGCGCGCGCTGTATGGCGCGGAGGCGTCGCTGTCGGTGGGCACGTCCATGTCCGGAGCGGGGTGGGAGGTGCCGGTGTTGCTGGCCTTCGCGACCGTGTTCCTGGGCCTGGCGGCGGTGAGCGTCAGCCGCCGCGAGTAG
- a CDS encoding ABC transporter ATP-binding protein yields the protein MLDSSSSTSPAPLLHLEGLTRRFKGRVAVDGLTLSVRPGEILGLLGPNGAGKSTTFQILAGLLAPDAGQVRFEGRELSLSDPALRRQMGIIFQRGSLDDLLTARENLMLGARLYGLTGERARERVEAMLGLIGLLDRGDERVGTWSGGMRRRLELARALVHQPRVVLMDEPTQGLDEAAFRTFWAHLKRLRDAEGITVLLTTHRADEAEVCDRLAVLDAGRLVACDTPAALASRMGGDILTVEASEPEVLAREVREKLGVDAKVVEGKVQVEARQGHALVPRLVEAFPAGRLSSVSLRRPTLADVFLQLTGRALGADVPAAEPAPRRRR from the coding sequence ATGCTTGATAGCTCGTCCTCCACCTCCCCAGCCCCGCTGCTCCACCTCGAAGGGCTGACCCGACGTTTCAAGGGCCGTGTCGCGGTGGACGGGCTGACGCTGTCGGTGAGGCCCGGAGAAATCCTGGGCCTGCTCGGTCCCAACGGCGCGGGCAAGTCCACCACCTTCCAGATCCTGGCGGGCCTGCTGGCGCCCGACGCGGGCCAGGTCCGCTTCGAGGGGCGTGAGCTGTCGCTCAGCGACCCGGCGCTGCGCCGGCAGATGGGCATCATCTTCCAGCGAGGCAGCCTCGATGACCTGCTGACCGCGCGCGAGAACCTGATGCTCGGGGCCCGGCTGTACGGGCTGACGGGGGAGCGGGCCCGCGAGCGGGTGGAGGCGATGCTGGGCCTCATCGGGCTGTTGGACCGGGGCGACGAGCGGGTGGGGACGTGGTCCGGCGGCATGCGCCGCAGGCTGGAGCTGGCGCGGGCGCTGGTGCACCAGCCGCGCGTCGTGCTGATGGACGAGCCCACGCAGGGGTTGGACGAAGCGGCCTTTCGCACCTTCTGGGCGCACCTGAAGCGGCTGCGCGACGCGGAGGGCATCACCGTGCTGCTCACCACCCACCGCGCCGACGAGGCCGAGGTGTGTGACCGCCTGGCGGTGTTGGACGCGGGGCGGCTGGTGGCGTGTGACACGCCGGCGGCGCTGGCGTCGCGCATGGGTGGGGACATCCTCACCGTGGAAGCGTCCGAGCCCGAGGTGCTGGCGCGCGAGGTGCGCGAGAAGCTGGGCGTGGACGCGAAGGTGGTGGAGGGGAAGGTGCAGGTGGAGGCCCGGCAGGGCCATGCGCTGGTGCCTCGGCTGGTGGAGGCCTTTCCCGCCGGCCGGCTGTCGTCCGTGTCGCTGCGCCGGCCGACGCTGGCGGATGTGTTCCTCCAGCTGACGGGGCGCGCGCTGGGCGCCGATGTACCGGCCGCGGAGCCCGCGCCGAGGAGACGCCGATGA